Proteins from a single region of Calonectris borealis chromosome 14, bCalBor7.hap1.2, whole genome shotgun sequence:
- the SSRP1 gene encoding FACT complex subunit SSRP1 isoform X1 → MADTLEFNEIYQEVKGSMNDGRLRLSRQGVIFKNSKTGKVDNIQASELAEGVWRRVALGHGLKLLTKNGHVYKYDGFRESEFDKLSDFFKAHYRLELAEKDLCVKGWNWGTVRFGGQLLSFDIGEQPVFEIPLSNVSQCTTGKNEVTLEFHQNDDAEVSLMEVRFYVPPTQEDGVDPVEAFAQNVLSKADVIQATGDAICIFRELQCLTPRGRYDIRIYPTFLHLHGKTFDYKIPYTTVLRLFLLPHKDQRQMFFVISLDPPIKQGQTRYHFLILLFSKDEDISLTLNMNEEEVEKRFEGRLTKNMSGSLYEMVSRVMKALVNRKITVPGNFQGHSGAQCITCSYKASSGLLYPLERGFIYVHKPPVHIRFDEISFVNFARGTTTTRSFDFEIETKQGTQYTFSSIEREEYGKLFDFVNAKKLNIKNRGLKEGMKQSYDEYADSDEDQHDAYLERMKEEGKIREENANDSSDGSGEETDESFNPGEEDDDVAEEFDSNASASSSSGDGDSDRDEKKPAKKAKIVKDRKPRKKQPESKKGKDPNAPKRPMSAYMLWLNASREKIKSDHPGISITDLSKKAGELWKAMSKEKKEEWDRKAEDARRDYEKAMKEYSVGSKSESSKMERSKKKKKKQEKQMKGKVEKKGATSKSLSSIKSPAKNTSESFKSKEFVSSDESSSGESKKEDSEEEGVASLPPSSEESASGSD, encoded by the exons AACGATGGGCGGCTGCGGCTGAGCCGCCAGGGCGTGATCTTCAAGAACAGCAAGACGGGGAAGGTGGACAACATCCAGGCCTCGGAGCTGGCCGAGGGTGTGTGGCGGCGCGTGGCGCTCGGTCACGGCCTCAAGCTGCTCACCAAGAATGGCCACGTCTACAAATACGATGGTTTCCGGGAATCG GAGTTTGATAAGCTCTCAGATTTCTTCAAGGCCCACTATCGCCTGGAGCTGGCGGAGAAGGACCTGTGCGTGAAGGGTTGGAACTGGGGGACGGTGAGGTTTGGAG GGCAGCTGCTCTCCTTTGACATCGGGGAGCAGCCAGTGTTCGAGATCCCCCTCAGCAACGTTTCCCAGTGCACGACGGGCAAGAACGAGGTGACGCTGGAGTTCCACCAGAACGACGATGCCGAGGTCTCACTCATGGAGGTTCGCTTCTACGTGCCCCCGACCCAGGAGGACGGCGTGGACCCCGTGGAG GCCTTCGCTCAGAACGTCCTCTCCAAGGCGGACGTGATCCAGGCCACCGGAGATGCTATCTGCATCTTCCGGGAACTGCAGTGTCTGACGCCTCGCGGGCGGTACGACATCCGTATCTACCCCACCTTCCTGCACCTCCATGGGAAGACCTTCGACTACAAGATCCCCTATACGACTGTGCTGCGCCTCTTCCTGCTCCCGCACAAGGACCAGCGGCAGATGTTCTTTGTG atCAGCCTGGACCCCCCGATCAAGCAAGGCCAGACCCGCTACCACTTCCTTATCTTGCTCTTCTCCAAGGATGAGGACATCTCCCTGACCCTCAACATGAACGA ggaggaggtggagaaacgCTTCGAGGGAAGGCTCACCAAGAACATGTCGGGCTCCCTCTATGAGATGGTCAGCCGGGTCATGAAGGCGCTGGTGAATCGCAAGATCACCGTGCCTGGCAACTTCCAGGG ACACTCCGGAGCCCAGTGCATCACCTGCTCCTACAAGGCCAGCTCGGGGCTTCTCTACCCGCTGGAGCGTGGCTTCATCTACGTGCACAAGCCGCCCGTGCACATCCGCTTCGATGAGATCTCTTTCGTCAACTTTGCCCGTGGGACCACCACCACCCGCTCCTTCGACTTCGAGATCGAGACCAAGCAGGGCACGCAGTACACCTTCAGCAGCATAGAGAG GGAGGAGTATGGGAAGCTCTTTGACTTCGTCAACGCCAAGAAGCTGAACATCAAGAACCGAGGCCTCAAGGAG GGCATGAAGCAGAGTTACGACGAATATGCTGACTCTGACGAGGACCAGCACGATGCCTACTTGGAGAGGATGAAGGAGGAGGGCAAGATCCGGGAGGAGAACGCCAACGACAGCAGCGATGGCTCTGGGGAGGAGACCG ACGAGTCCTTCAACCCCGGAGAAGAGGATGACGACGTGGCTGAAGA GTTTGACAGCAACGCCTCGGCCAGCTCCTCCAGCGGCGACGGCGACAGCGACCGGGACGAGAAGAAGCCAGCTAAGAAGGCCAAGATTGTCAAAGACCGCAAGCCCCGCAAGAAGCAGCCTGAG AGCAAGAAAGGGAAAGACCCCAATGCTCCCAAGCGGCCGATGTCGGCTTACATGCTCTGGCTGAACGCCAGCCGTGAGAAGATCAAGTCAGACCATCCTGGCATCAGCATCACAGACTTGTCCAAGAAGGCTGGGGAGCTCTGGAAAGCCATGtccaaggagaagaaagag GAATGGGATCGCAAGGCGGAAGACGCCAGGAGGGACTATGAGAAGGCCATGAAGGAGTACAGCGTGGGCAGCAAGTCAGAGAGCTCCAAGAT GGAGAGGtctaaaaagaagaagaagaagcaggagaagcAGATGAAGGGGAAAGTGGAGAAGAAAGGTGCCACCTCCAAGTCTTTGTCCTCCATCAAGTCCCCTGCCAAGAATACGAGCGAGAGCTTCAAGAGCAAGGAATTTGTCTCCAGTGATGAGAGCTCCTCCGGAGAGAGCAAGAAGGAG GACTCGGAGGAGGAGGGGGTCGCCAGCCTGCCCCCCAGCTCGGAGGAATCTGCGTCTGGCTCGGATTAG
- the SSRP1 gene encoding FACT complex subunit SSRP1 isoform X2 produces the protein MADTLEFNEIYQEVKGSMNDGRLRLSRQGVIFKNSKTGKVDNIQASELAEGVWRRVALGHGLKLLTKNGHVYKYDGFRESEFDKLSDFFKAHYRLELAEKDLCVKGWNWGTVRFGGQLLSFDIGEQPVFEIPLSNVSQCTTGKNEVTLEFHQNDDAEVSLMEVRFYVPPTQEDGVDPVEAFAQNVLSKADVIQATGDAICIFRELQCLTPRGRYDIRIYPTFLHLHGKTFDYKIPYTTVLRLFLLPHKDQRQMFFVISLDPPIKQGQTRYHFLILLFSKDEDISLTLNMNEEEVEKRFEGRLTKNMSGSLYEMVSRVMKALVNRKITVPGNFQGHSGAQCITCSYKASSGLLYPLERGFIYVHKPPVHIRFDEISFVNFARGTTTTRSFDFEIETKQGTQYTFSSIEREEYGKLFDFVNAKKLNIKNRGLKEGMKQSYDEYADSDEDQHDAYLERMKEEGKIREENANDSSDGSGEETDESFNPGEEDDDVAEEFDSNASASSSSGDGDSDRDEKKPAKKAKIVKDRKPRKKQPESKKGKDPNAPKRPMSAYMLWLNASREKIKSDHPGISITDLSKKAGELWKAMSKEKKEEWDRKAEDARRDYEKAMKEYSVGSKSESSKMERSKKKKKKQEKQMKGKVEKKGATSKSLSSIKSPAKNTSESFKSKEFVSSDESSSGESKKEVPTATPSPLRGAGEAGERELLP, from the exons AACGATGGGCGGCTGCGGCTGAGCCGCCAGGGCGTGATCTTCAAGAACAGCAAGACGGGGAAGGTGGACAACATCCAGGCCTCGGAGCTGGCCGAGGGTGTGTGGCGGCGCGTGGCGCTCGGTCACGGCCTCAAGCTGCTCACCAAGAATGGCCACGTCTACAAATACGATGGTTTCCGGGAATCG GAGTTTGATAAGCTCTCAGATTTCTTCAAGGCCCACTATCGCCTGGAGCTGGCGGAGAAGGACCTGTGCGTGAAGGGTTGGAACTGGGGGACGGTGAGGTTTGGAG GGCAGCTGCTCTCCTTTGACATCGGGGAGCAGCCAGTGTTCGAGATCCCCCTCAGCAACGTTTCCCAGTGCACGACGGGCAAGAACGAGGTGACGCTGGAGTTCCACCAGAACGACGATGCCGAGGTCTCACTCATGGAGGTTCGCTTCTACGTGCCCCCGACCCAGGAGGACGGCGTGGACCCCGTGGAG GCCTTCGCTCAGAACGTCCTCTCCAAGGCGGACGTGATCCAGGCCACCGGAGATGCTATCTGCATCTTCCGGGAACTGCAGTGTCTGACGCCTCGCGGGCGGTACGACATCCGTATCTACCCCACCTTCCTGCACCTCCATGGGAAGACCTTCGACTACAAGATCCCCTATACGACTGTGCTGCGCCTCTTCCTGCTCCCGCACAAGGACCAGCGGCAGATGTTCTTTGTG atCAGCCTGGACCCCCCGATCAAGCAAGGCCAGACCCGCTACCACTTCCTTATCTTGCTCTTCTCCAAGGATGAGGACATCTCCCTGACCCTCAACATGAACGA ggaggaggtggagaaacgCTTCGAGGGAAGGCTCACCAAGAACATGTCGGGCTCCCTCTATGAGATGGTCAGCCGGGTCATGAAGGCGCTGGTGAATCGCAAGATCACCGTGCCTGGCAACTTCCAGGG ACACTCCGGAGCCCAGTGCATCACCTGCTCCTACAAGGCCAGCTCGGGGCTTCTCTACCCGCTGGAGCGTGGCTTCATCTACGTGCACAAGCCGCCCGTGCACATCCGCTTCGATGAGATCTCTTTCGTCAACTTTGCCCGTGGGACCACCACCACCCGCTCCTTCGACTTCGAGATCGAGACCAAGCAGGGCACGCAGTACACCTTCAGCAGCATAGAGAG GGAGGAGTATGGGAAGCTCTTTGACTTCGTCAACGCCAAGAAGCTGAACATCAAGAACCGAGGCCTCAAGGAG GGCATGAAGCAGAGTTACGACGAATATGCTGACTCTGACGAGGACCAGCACGATGCCTACTTGGAGAGGATGAAGGAGGAGGGCAAGATCCGGGAGGAGAACGCCAACGACAGCAGCGATGGCTCTGGGGAGGAGACCG ACGAGTCCTTCAACCCCGGAGAAGAGGATGACGACGTGGCTGAAGA GTTTGACAGCAACGCCTCGGCCAGCTCCTCCAGCGGCGACGGCGACAGCGACCGGGACGAGAAGAAGCCAGCTAAGAAGGCCAAGATTGTCAAAGACCGCAAGCCCCGCAAGAAGCAGCCTGAG AGCAAGAAAGGGAAAGACCCCAATGCTCCCAAGCGGCCGATGTCGGCTTACATGCTCTGGCTGAACGCCAGCCGTGAGAAGATCAAGTCAGACCATCCTGGCATCAGCATCACAGACTTGTCCAAGAAGGCTGGGGAGCTCTGGAAAGCCATGtccaaggagaagaaagag GAATGGGATCGCAAGGCGGAAGACGCCAGGAGGGACTATGAGAAGGCCATGAAGGAGTACAGCGTGGGCAGCAAGTCAGAGAGCTCCAAGAT GGAGAGGtctaaaaagaagaagaagaagcaggagaagcAGATGAAGGGGAAAGTGGAGAAGAAAGGTGCCACCTCCAAGTCTTTGTCCTCCATCAAGTCCCCTGCCAAGAATACGAGCGAGAGCTTCAAGAGCAAGGAATTTGTCTCCAGTGATGAGAGCTCCTCCGGAGAGAGCAAGAAGGAG gtccccactGCCACTCCGTCCCCGCTGCGGGGCGCGGGAGAGGCGGGGGAACGGGAGCTGCTGCCCTGA